From the genome of Thermoflexus hugenholtzii, one region includes:
- a CDS encoding DUF4395 domain-containing protein: MVERRVDHTALKFNQASIITLNLLAFVFNLPALVAFVALVMLVGTAFPAAALFQQIYFRILKPRGWLRPRVLTDNPEPHRFAQGLGGTFLALGAAALFLGYTPIGWALAWLVIVLAALNLFFGFCAGCFVYYQLSRLGVPGFTARPIERREVEG, encoded by the coding sequence ATGGTGGAACGACGGGTGGATCACACGGCGTTGAAGTTCAATCAGGCCAGCATCATCACCCTGAACCTGCTGGCCTTCGTGTTCAACCTGCCGGCGCTGGTGGCCTTCGTGGCCCTCGTGATGCTGGTGGGAACCGCCTTCCCCGCGGCCGCCCTGTTCCAGCAGATCTACTTTCGGATTCTGAAGCCGCGGGGGTGGCTGCGGCCCCGGGTGCTGACGGACAACCCGGAGCCCCACCGGTTCGCCCAGGGGCTGGGCGGGACCTTCCTGGCCCTGGGGGCGGCGGCTCTTTTCCTGGGCTACACCCCAATCGGCTGGGCCCTGGCCTGGCTGGTGATCGTCCTGGCCGCCCTGAACCTCTTCTTCGGGTTCTGCGCCGGCTGTTTCGTGTATTACCAGCTGAGCCGCTTGGGCGTCCCCGGCTTCACCGCCCGGCCCATCGAACGTCGGGAGGTGGAGGGATGA
- a CDS encoding co-chaperone YbbN, with product MIERALMALGVLLGLWLAWCLIACAQRRLARPRAEDLEGPLTLLYFYTPSCGPCRLIQTPILETLAAEWREAVRVRAVDVTAEPEAATRYRVWTVPTTMWVDASGTVRAVNNGVATAETLRRQWLQLQRKLEGSTPLS from the coding sequence ATGATCGAGCGGGCCCTGATGGCCCTTGGGGTGCTGCTGGGCCTCTGGCTGGCCTGGTGCCTGATCGCCTGCGCCCAGCGCCGGCTGGCCCGGCCACGAGCGGAGGACCTGGAGGGTCCGCTGACCCTCCTGTATTTCTACACGCCCTCCTGCGGCCCGTGCCGTCTGATCCAGACGCCGATCCTCGAGACCCTTGCGGCGGAGTGGCGGGAGGCCGTGCGGGTGCGAGCGGTGGACGTCACCGCGGAGCCGGAGGCTGCAACCCGCTACCGGGTCTGGACAGTGCCGACCACCATGTGGGTGGACGCCTCCGGGACGGTGCGGGCGGTCAACAACGGGGTGGCGACGGCGGAGACGCTGCGCCGGCAGTGGCTCCAGCTTCAGAGGAAGCTCGAGGGATCCACCCCGCTTTCCTGA